The genomic region GCTTCATCGTCAGCCACACCGACGAGCAGGCCGCCGACGGCGGCTCTCCGACGCCGTTCGCCACCACCTCCACCGAGTCGGTGAAGCTGGGCCGGATCTCCTCGGTGGTCCTGAGCCGGGTGGTGGCCAACCCGGAGAAGTACGTCCCGGGCACCCTGCCCCGTGAGGTCGTCCTGACCATCGGCTGGGGCGCGGTCGCCCGTCTCGACCTGGAGCCCGCCGCCTGCGGCGACCCCAACTGCGAGGCGGACCACGGGTACACCGGCAGCTCCACGGCCGACGACCTGAGCCTGCGCGTCAGCGAGGCCGGTGACGGCCCCGACACCGTCCGCCAGACCCTCGCCTTCTCCCAGGCGCTCTCCGAGGCGACCGCGGCGGCCGGCCGCTGATGGTCCAGCCCGACTGGCGGTACGAGGACGACGTCGCCCCGCTCGCGCTCTCCACCGCCCCCGTCCCGGAGTACGGCTCGGGCTCGCTCGCCGATCTGCTGCCGACGCTCGCCGCGGGCCTCGGCGTCCCGGGTTTCACCGCGGCGATCCCGGAGCTCACCCCGGCCGACCGGAACTGCGTCTTCCTGATCGACGGCCTCGGCTGGGAGCAGATCCGCGCCCACCCGGACGAGGCCCCGTACCTCCACTCGCTCCTCGGCACCTCGCGCGGCGGCACCGGCCGTCCGATCACGGCCGGTTTCCCCGCCACCACGGCCACCTCGCTGGCCTCGGTCGGCACCGGTCTGCCGCCCGGCGCGCACGGTCTCACCGGCTACACCACCCGGAATCCCGCCACCGGTGAGCTGATGAACCAGCTCCGCTGGCGGCCCTGGACGGACCCGCACGTCTGGCAGCCGTACCCCACGGTCTTCCAACTCGCCGACGCGGCAGGCGTCCACACCGCCCAGGTCTCCTCACCGGACTTCCAGCACACCCCGCTCACCAAGATCGCGCTGAGCGGCGGCACCTTCCGGGGCAAGCTCACCGGCGAGGACCGGATGGACCTGGCCGCGGCCCAACTGGGCGCGGCGGACCGTTCGCTGATCTATACGTACTACAGCGAGGTCGACGGCAAGGGCCATCGCTTCGGGACGGACTCGGACGCCTGGCGCGGCCAGCTGATGTACGTCGACCGGCTCGTCCAGCGCCTCGCCGAACAACTCCCGCCGCGCTCCGCGCTCTACGTCACCGCCGACCACGGGATGATCGACATCCCGTTCGACGAGGAGTCCCGCATCGACTTCGACGAGGACTGGGAACTGGGCGCGGGCGTCGCGCTGCTGGGTGGCGAGGGCCGTGCCCGCCACGTCTACGCGGTGCCCGGCGCCGAGGCCGATGTGCTGACCGTCTGGCGCGAGGTGCTCGGTGAGCAGTTCTGGGTGGCGAGCCGCGAGGAGGCCGTCGCGGCGGGCTGGTTCGGCCCGCAGGTCGACGAGCGGGTGCACGGGCGGATCGGCGACGTGGTCGCCGCCGCCCACGCCGACGTGGTGATCACCGCGTCCCGCCGCGAGCCCCACGAGTCCGTCATGGTCGGCATGCACGGCTCGATGACCCCCGTGGAGCAGCTGGTGCCGCTCCTCGAAGTACGCTCTTGACCCGCGTACCCCACCCACGCGTTCCCCACCCGTTTCCCCCGGATCCGAAAGGTCCTCGACTTCCCATGCCCGAGCTGGTGTTCTTCTCCGGAACGATGGACTGCGGAAAGAGCACTCTGGCGCTGCAGATCGGACACAACCGTTCGGCCCGTGGCCTCCAAGGCGTGATCTTCACCCGCGACGACCGTGCGGGGGAGGGCAAGCTCTCGTCCAGGCTCGGCCTGGTCACCGACGCGGTCGAGGCGGACGAGGGCATGGACCTCTACGCGTACCTGGTGGGCCGCATCACCCACGGCGACAGGGTGGACTACGTGATCGTGGACGAGGCGCAGTTCCTCGCGCCGGACCAGATCGACCAGCTGGCCCGGGTGGTGGACGACCTCGACCGGGACGTCTTCGCCTTCGGGATCACCACCGACTTCCGGACCAAACTGTTCCCCGGCTCGCAGCGGCTGATCGAACTGGCCGACCGGATCGAGGCGCTTCAGGTCGAGGCGCTGTGCTGGTGCGGCGCACGGGCCACGCACAACGCGCGCACGGTGGGCGGGGAGATGGTCGTCGAAGGCGCGCAGGTGGTGATCGGGGACGTCAACCGGCAGCAGGGCGAGGTCGGTTACGAGGTGTTGTGCCGACGCCACCACCGGCGCAGGATGACCGCCCGGTCGGCCCGCGCGGGGGCGCTCTCGCCCGATGTCCTGCCGGTCGCGACGCGCTGATCACCCGGTATTCCCGACACCCGCGTCAGTGCTGCGGTGCCTCGGTACGGGCAGGCGCGGCGGCATCGAACAGCTGGTCCACGTCGTGGGCGGTCAGCGCCGGACCGGCGCAGCAGATCACCATCAAGGCCGCCACGGCCACGACCAGACGGCGGCGCAACGGCGTGGGCGGGGCGAGCAGGGCCTGGACCCGCTGGGGCACCGGGCCGCCGGTGGCGGCCAGTGCGGGCTGCGGGGCACGACCGGTGGCGAGTGCCGCGCGGGCGACCGCGCGGGCGACCAGATGGCGGTCGGCCACGACGGCTCCGGCCGACTCGTCGGCCCAGCACTCCAGCGCGTGGGCCCCGGCCCGGGTGAGCGGCCTGAGCAACGGGTTGGCCGCCGCGGCGAGTTGCAGCACCAGCAGGAAGACATGGTGACGGTGGCGCAGATGAGCGCGCTCGTGCGCCAGCAGGGCGCGGCGCTCGTCGGCGTTCAGGGCGCGGAGCATGCCGGTGGAGACCACGATCCGGCCGGGCGCCCCGGGCAGCGCGAAGGCCACCGGAGCGGGGTCGTCCAGAACCGCCAGATCACCCGAGGTGGGCAGGGGCCGGAAGTCGTGCCGGGCCCG from Streptomyces sp. NBC_01267 harbors:
- a CDS encoding DUF5998 family protein, coding for MAKTGTTTQGLRAAIERSGYYPALVAEAVEAAVGGEPVSSYLVHQETTFDSNEVRRHVTVLVLTGNRFIVSHTDEQAADGGSPTPFATTSTESVKLGRISSVVLSRVVANPEKYVPGTLPREVVLTIGWGAVARLDLEPAACGDPNCEADHGYTGSSTADDLSLRVSEAGDGPDTVRQTLAFSQALSEATAAAGR
- a CDS encoding alkaline phosphatase family protein; translation: MVQPDWRYEDDVAPLALSTAPVPEYGSGSLADLLPTLAAGLGVPGFTAAIPELTPADRNCVFLIDGLGWEQIRAHPDEAPYLHSLLGTSRGGTGRPITAGFPATTATSLASVGTGLPPGAHGLTGYTTRNPATGELMNQLRWRPWTDPHVWQPYPTVFQLADAAGVHTAQVSSPDFQHTPLTKIALSGGTFRGKLTGEDRMDLAAAQLGAADRSLIYTYYSEVDGKGHRFGTDSDAWRGQLMYVDRLVQRLAEQLPPRSALYVTADHGMIDIPFDEESRIDFDEDWELGAGVALLGGEGRARHVYAVPGAEADVLTVWREVLGEQFWVASREEAVAAGWFGPQVDERVHGRIGDVVAAAHADVVITASRREPHESVMVGMHGSMTPVEQLVPLLEVRS
- a CDS encoding thymidine kinase, encoding MPELVFFSGTMDCGKSTLALQIGHNRSARGLQGVIFTRDDRAGEGKLSSRLGLVTDAVEADEGMDLYAYLVGRITHGDRVDYVIVDEAQFLAPDQIDQLARVVDDLDRDVFAFGITTDFRTKLFPGSQRLIELADRIEALQVEALCWCGARATHNARTVGGEMVVEGAQVVIGDVNRQQGEVGYEVLCRRHHRRRMTARSARAGALSPDVLPVATR
- a CDS encoding M56 family metallopeptidase, with amino-acid sequence MWISLCVALSAGVVLTLSAPRTARRLPPRAAAWMLTSAAVIAAGAWVAVLAMLGVTFIGQIPQVAAEGRWSPRVLAADNPLDWPVAAACAVGALGCLAALVVSAYRWVRVFVRARHDFRPLPTSGDLAVLDDPAPVAFALPGAPGRIVVSTGMLRALNADERRALLAHERAHLRHRHHVFLLVLQLAAAANPLLRPLTRAGAHALECWADESAGAVVADRHLVARAVARAALATGRAPQPALAATGGPVPQRVQALLAPPTPLRRRLVVAVAALMVICCAGPALTAHDVDQLFDAAAPARTEAPQH